A window of Chlamydiota bacterium contains these coding sequences:
- the pmp6 gene encoding putative outer membrane protein pmp6: QFDSVSVDGCEFTSCIASSTSLGGAVFSAAPIEVTSSSFTSCTAGRGGAIGEINPQSIKVGGSINNFSSCTAVSDGGAIAGFGTVLVNGTLNTFGHCSAGENGGAIWADKAINIANSSIFSTCSADKNGGAIYGASTVSVVSSQFNPCTAKLKGGAIYSTDDLNVSQSSFTLCTAITGGAIFGDSGATITTLNNVFNSCDATGSGGGGAINVLKELESTGDFFHNCTTIADGGAIFGDVSAIIITENAKFNSCTSSDNGGAIYVRKTLDISDCSFNQCDAQFDGGAIYVEKTGTLTFSGPVSFSGNTANRGKDVFIESGVSFTVDTSANITIPNPIESNQAGASGTFIKRGSGKLSLNGDNTYDTVSTTIEEGELHVDGSIITDIDVKPGTTISGNLTTQKDLKNEGLMKPGDDGLGQIFVNGTFEQTTDGILEVDLTPTGVVAHKTYVVTPNPATVNGEFLVKIENGNYIKGTEYTIVQGPIASYSVIVTKTGALASQIDLSLVEGSLKLIVNNTVIFICPELPQGNPRMIIQAFDALDLTPASPMALIVEAFGQLSCPDPLATILNNMTAANYANLEWMTVSTDTQLSYILGYHAHAIKCAKDEPCGTCKSQGIWVSGMGGFENMRSFGWLSGYEADTGGVLAGLDFCEHPFYFGFAGGYTYTDFHLRENAGFGDIQSGFGAAYGGFISKSFIADASVIVGGKHFDMHRKIVFLTVNEVPHSTFETPFVNTHLGLMGQIYLSDFRLEAFGNIDYHYLFIGPVLEKGSTLDLFVNRHHSHFIKAEIGTNLKGIFKHQDICYAPFIGVSGVVKVPLGNTEYGAFFAGETFYQNTLTTSHSQKLVSPRCGVRIYTTSFIFMINYRGEFNKYIQNHQVDGSLEWSF, encoded by the coding sequence CAATTTGATTCGGTTTCTGTTGATGGATGTGAGTTTACTTCTTGCATAGCAAGCTCCACAAGCCTTGGTGGAGCCGTTTTTAGTGCTGCCCCTATAGAAGTGACGAGCAGCTCGTTTACTTCCTGCACTGCGGGTAGGGGCGGGGCTATTGGAGAGATAAACCCCCAAAGTATAAAAGTTGGCGGATCGATCAATAATTTTAGTAGCTGTACAGCGGTATCTGATGGTGGTGCGATTGCTGGGTTTGGGACAGTTTTAGTTAATGGTACCCTTAACACGTTTGGACATTGTTCTGCAGGCGAAAACGGGGGTGCAATTTGGGCAGACAAGGCGATTAATATAGCCAACAGCTCTATTTTTTCGACCTGTTCTGCAGATAAAAACGGTGGTGCAATTTATGGCGCGTCGACGGTTAGTGTTGTAAGCTCCCAATTTAATCCATGCACAGCCAAACTAAAAGGTGGCGCGATTTATTCTACAGATGACCTTAATGTTTCTCAAAGTTCATTTACTTTGTGTACGGCGATTACAGGTGGTGCGATTTTTGGGGATAGTGGCGCGACAATCACAACACTTAACAATGTGTTTAATTCGTGTGATGCAACTGGATCGGGTGGTGGTGGTGCTATCAATGTTCTAAAGGAATTAGAAAGTACGGGTGATTTTTTCCACAATTGTACAACAATAGCTGATGGTGGTGCAATTTTTGGAGATGTAAGTGCGATAATTATAACAGAAAACGCAAAATTTAATTCATGCACATCGAGCGATAATGGTGGTGCGATTTATGTTAGAAAGACATTAGATATTTCCGATTGTAGTTTTAATCAATGCGATGCTCAATTTGATGGCGGCGCGATTTATGTTGAAAAAACAGGGACACTTACATTTTCAGGTCCTGTATCTTTTTCAGGCAACACGGCTAATCGCGGCAAAGACGTGTTTATAGAGTCAGGAGTAAGCTTTACTGTTGATACGTCTGCTAATATTACCATTCCTAATCCTATTGAAAGTAATCAGGCTGGAGCTAGTGGAACTTTTATCAAGCGAGGCAGCGGAAAGCTCTCTTTAAATGGAGATAATACCTATGACACAGTTAGTACCACAATTGAAGAAGGAGAACTACATGTCGATGGATCTATCATCACTGATATAGATGTAAAACCCGGAACCACAATAAGTGGAAACTTAACAACCCAAAAAGACTTAAAAAATGAAGGTTTAATGAAACCTGGTGACGATGGGCTTGGACAAATTTTTGTGAACGGAACCTTTGAACAAACAACCGATGGTATCTTAGAGGTAGACCTTACGCCAACAGGTGTTGTTGCACATAAAACCTATGTTGTAACCCCCAATCCCGCAACCGTTAACGGTGAGTTTTTAGTTAAAATCGAAAATGGGAACTACATTAAAGGCACAGAATATACAATTGTTCAAGGTCCGATTGCGTCTTATTCGGTAATCGTTACAAAAACAGGTGCGCTAGCGAGTCAGATTGATTTGTCGCTTGTTGAAGGAAGCCTAAAACTTATCGTTAACAACACAGTGATTTTTATTTGTCCAGAGCTTCCCCAAGGAAACCCCCGTATGATTATTCAAGCGTTTGATGCGCTCGATCTCACTCCTGCATCACCTATGGCGCTCATTGTTGAGGCGTTTGGACAGCTAAGCTGTCCCGATCCTTTGGCTACCATTTTGAATAATATGACAGCAGCAAATTATGCTAATCTTGAATGGATGACTGTTTCTACAGACACACAATTAAGCTACATATTGGGTTATCATGCGCACGCCATCAAATGTGCTAAGGACGAGCCTTGCGGAACATGTAAGAGTCAAGGAATTTGGGTAAGCGGCATGGGTGGTTTTGAAAACATGCGCTCTTTTGGTTGGCTTTCTGGATATGAAGCAGATACAGGAGGTGTTTTAGCAGGACTAGATTTTTGCGAGCACCCGTTTTATTTTGGGTTTGCCGGAGGATACACGTATACCGATTTTCATCTAAGAGAGAATGCGGGGTTTGGAGATATTCAATCTGGATTTGGGGCTGCTTATGGTGGGTTTATTTCGAAAAGCTTTATTGCTGATGCATCTGTCATTGTAGGCGGCAAACATTTTGATATGCATCGCAAAATTGTCTTTTTGACAGTGAATGAAGTTCCCCATTCTACGTTTGAAACGCCTTTTGTTAACACGCATTTGGGACTTATGGGACAGATTTACCTCTCTGATTTTCGCTTAGAAGCTTTTGGGAATATCGATTATCACTATTTGTTTATAGGTCCTGTTTTAGAAAAAGGATCAACACTTGATTTGTTTGTAAACCGCCATCATTCGCATTTTATAAAGGCAGAGATCGGAACAAATCTAAAGGGCATTTTCAAACACCAAGACATATGCTATGCACCTTTTATTGGTGTGAGCGGTGTTGTTAAAGTGCCGCTTGGAAACACCGAGTACGGCGCGTTTTTTGCAGGCGAGACATTCTATCAAAACACGCTGACAACCAGTCACTCTCAAAAACTTGTTTCTCCTCGGTGTGGTGTGCGCATTTACACAACATCTTTTATTTTCATGATTAATTATAGGGGAGAGTTTAACAAATATATCCAAAACCACCAAGTCGATGGCAGTCTAGAATGGTCTTTTTAG
- a CDS encoding Extracellular serine protease, whose product MKQLCFFLFFCSLLFSIQYTVNLTGDNLSFTTLRKAIDQSNTVGGINDIIFTLPTPVITLSGLDGPLPATTAINLIIDGSATPTNVEVNGASVEKIFGKIITPGIAFDLRNLIFKNATTPGGNNGSVVEITSQTTSLNVDNCTFDTCTSGAAGGAIEADNHVVVNNSRFINCSAPTSTGGAIRAVGNIPTDALQASNSFFSFCSASVGGAIWSAGNIKIFDSVFEDCSSTSGGGVIWVKNAEISGTSFTRSSSTADGRVISTQGNLTISNCSFDDFKTTNVAGQGGAIYKINFIGPEEIKISSTSFKGGTAPQAQVGGAIYCEDIFPGQTTIELSDVSFEDCSASDDGGAIFLPAGAILKLLGPVSFSNNTATRGKDIFMQSTSSLIFDTTATVEIPNPVESEQTVSPDGGIIKRNTGKLSLNGDNTYTGSTTIEAGELHIEGSVITSIDVQAGSILSGDIVIYNGDLTNTGGNILPGNGNIGEIRLIHGKFEQTAGTLEVDITPTALDSDKIFIETDGASTFAGTLQIDIGLGNYIDGTLYKVIDGVVAFDPDLITLEKVGPLADKVNVKIEQGSLNIIVTNTVLFACGDAAPGNPLTMETAIKNLDIPPNSPLSQIIEALGILPCPSQELDNVLNKMTAANLANLEWITLTTDTQISALFANRIYVQECQENRCQCKKSSIWAQGLGNFEDTNTFDWLSGYDANTLGGLVGFDTCTNHIQVGFGGGYTYTDFSLKDDAGFGDIHSGFGALYASFLSRNFIANASVMIGGKHFDMNRKVAFLMINEVANSKFNSPFVNTHLGLMAIGNLHDFRLEIFANADYHYWYREALLETGTPINLFITKHHSHFIKAEVGTNLKAILNYQNKCFVPFVGFSIIKKFPLGKTNYNARFEDSSFCMYTLTSSTVQELASPRCGLRIHTKSFAFSIGYRGEFNKYTKDHQVDGGLEWTF is encoded by the coding sequence ATGAAGCAGCTTTGTTTTTTCTTGTTTTTCTGTAGTCTGTTATTTTCGATACAATATACAGTCAACCTAACAGGAGATAATTTATCATTCACAACCTTACGCAAAGCGATAGACCAGTCCAACACAGTTGGTGGTATAAATGATATTATTTTTACTCTCCCGACACCCGTAATTACTCTTAGTGGTCTTGATGGTCCTTTACCCGCAACAACAGCAATAAACCTGATAATAGATGGAAGTGCTACTCCCACAAACGTAGAAGTTAATGGAGCTTCTGTAGAAAAAATTTTTGGTAAAATTATTACCCCAGGCATTGCATTTGATTTAAGAAACCTGATATTTAAAAATGCTACAACCCCTGGTGGAAATAATGGCAGTGTTGTTGAAATAACCTCACAAACTACGTCATTAAATGTTGATAATTGTACGTTTGATACATGTACTAGCGGTGCTGCTGGTGGTGCGATTGAAGCAGATAATCATGTGGTTGTGAATAATAGTCGTTTTATCAATTGTTCTGCTCCCACTAGTACTGGCGGCGCAATAAGAGCTGTTGGAAACATTCCAACAGATGCTCTGCAAGCTTCTAATTCATTTTTTAGTTTTTGTTCAGCAAGCGTTGGTGGGGCTATTTGGAGCGCTGGAAATATAAAAATTTTTGATAGCGTATTTGAGGATTGCTCTTCAACCTCTGGTGGCGGCGTAATCTGGGTTAAAAATGCTGAAATTTCTGGCACTAGTTTTACTAGAAGCTCTTCTACTGCAGACGGAAGAGTGATTAGCACGCAGGGCAATTTAACGATTTCTAATTGTAGTTTTGATGATTTTAAAACTACTAATGTTGCTGGCCAGGGAGGCGCTATTTATAAAATAAACTTTATAGGTCCTGAAGAGATAAAAATTTCTAGTACGAGCTTTAAAGGAGGAACAGCGCCACAAGCTCAAGTTGGCGGTGCGATTTATTGTGAAGATATTTTCCCAGGACAGACAACCATAGAGCTTTCTGATGTAAGTTTTGAAGACTGTTCTGCGTCAGATGATGGCGGCGCGATATTTTTACCGGCAGGCGCAATCCTAAAGCTTCTTGGGCCTGTATCCTTTTCCAACAACACGGCTACACGTGGAAAAGATATCTTTATGCAATCAACATCAAGCCTTATTTTTGACACAACAGCTACTGTTGAGATTCCAAACCCCGTTGAAAGCGAACAAACCGTAAGCCCTGACGGCGGTATCATTAAACGCAATACAGGCAAACTCTCGCTAAACGGAGACAATACCTACACAGGAAGCACCACAATTGAAGCTGGCGAACTTCATATTGAGGGCTCTGTGATCACAAGTATCGACGTGCAAGCAGGTAGTATTTTAAGTGGTGACATAGTCATTTATAACGGAGATTTGACAAACACAGGAGGAAACATTTTACCTGGAAATGGAAATATTGGAGAAATACGACTCATACATGGAAAATTTGAACAAACAGCAGGCACCTTAGAAGTAGATATCACTCCAACAGCTCTAGATTCAGATAAAATTTTTATCGAAACAGATGGAGCTTCTACATTTGCAGGAACGCTACAAATTGATATCGGACTTGGAAATTACATTGATGGCACGCTTTACAAGGTAATCGATGGCGTTGTTGCCTTTGATCCTGATCTAATTACTCTTGAAAAAGTAGGTCCTCTTGCTGACAAAGTCAATGTTAAAATTGAACAAGGAAGCTTGAACATCATTGTCACAAACACGGTGCTTTTTGCATGTGGTGATGCTGCACCAGGCAATCCATTAACCATGGAAACAGCAATAAAAAACTTAGACATACCGCCAAATTCTCCTTTATCTCAAATTATAGAAGCTTTAGGAATTTTACCTTGTCCTTCGCAAGAGCTCGACAATGTTTTAAACAAAATGACAGCAGCAAACTTAGCAAACCTTGAATGGATCACCTTGACAACAGATACACAAATCAGCGCTCTTTTTGCAAATCGCATCTACGTTCAAGAGTGTCAAGAAAACAGATGCCAATGCAAAAAAAGCAGCATTTGGGCACAAGGGCTTGGAAACTTTGAAGACACAAACACATTTGATTGGCTCTCTGGCTATGATGCTAATACGCTTGGTGGACTTGTGGGTTTTGATACATGTACAAACCACATCCAAGTGGGTTTTGGCGGTGGTTATACCTATACAGATTTTAGTCTTAAAGATGATGCAGGGTTTGGGGATATCCATTCTGGATTTGGTGCACTGTATGCAAGCTTTTTATCGCGCAACTTTATCGCTAACGCTTCTGTTATGATTGGTGGCAAGCATTTCGACATGAATCGCAAAGTGGCATTTTTAATGATCAATGAAGTGGCGAACTCTAAATTCAACTCCCCATTTGTGAATACGCATTTAGGACTGATGGCTATAGGAAACTTGCATGATTTTCGTCTAGAGATTTTTGCAAATGCAGACTATCATTATTGGTATAGAGAAGCTCTTTTAGAAACGGGCACACCCATTAATCTCTTTATCACAAAACACCATTCGCATTTTATCAAAGCAGAAGTTGGCACAAACCTAAAAGCGATTTTAAACTATCAGAACAAATGTTTTGTGCCTTTTGTAGGATTTAGCATCATTAAGAAATTCCCGCTTGGAAAAACCAATTACAATGCACGCTTTGAAGATAGTAGCTTTTGCATGTACACACTCACATCAAGCACAGTGCAAGAGTTGGCGT